The proteins below come from a single Mytilus edulis chromosome 5, xbMytEdul2.2, whole genome shotgun sequence genomic window:
- the LOC139523704 gene encoding prefoldin subunit 2-like gives MAAKGKGKTQEQIVAGFQELRQQQRAVAGKISELNGDLKEHEIVIDTLKETESSRKCFRMVGGVLVEHTVEGVLPALTNHKEQLNKMVETLTKQLETKGIEINKYREEYNLQIKGEDSRGQDKQEKDVKTTGGVLVA, from the exons ATGGCTGCGAAAGGAAAAGGCAAAACACAGGAGCAAATAGTTGCTGGTTTTCAGGAATTAAGACAACAACAAAGAGCTGTTGCTGGCAAAATATCAGAGCTTAATGGAGATTTAAAGGAACACGA aatagtTATAGATACATTAAAAGAAACAGAATCTAGTAGAAAATGTTTTAGGATGGTAGGAGGTGTGTTAGTAGAACATACAGTAGAAGGTGTATTACCTGCATTAACTAATCATAAAGAACAG TTAAATAAGATGGTAGAAACTTTAACGAAACAGTTGGAGACAAAAGggatagaaataaataaatatagagaagaatataatttacaaataaaaggaGAAGATTCTAGGGGACAAGATAAGCAAGAAAAAGATGTAAAGACTACAGGAGGTGTGTTAGTGGCATAG